In Ptiloglossa arizonensis isolate GNS036 chromosome 6, iyPtiAriz1_principal, whole genome shotgun sequence, a single window of DNA contains:
- the LOC143148285 gene encoding uncharacterized protein LOC143148285 — translation MVSSSNIKDYKESMRVLSNLNERSTKLKSNFKVKRSSSKETKQAVNTTTKNKVINSSKSNKHKNTKLINKKLIKEVVKKAIVMNKSTIQRPRKKTICGSEKVNVAKSINHVANNEDLKLHAENIIKKSDDKMLKHGLKRKHSINDGMQNNKNVTVNQQLPKLRKRRKLNDTEKSTNTLNLNDLSREHILQCISAIFHLTEEQLKNKNALFEGEHHPILMQVTCIRVPKTPRRQMRILLPYSIVSSNEDVALFVGDLQRGRRKDYEPTIEHYKDLLNKHNCTSIKSIIPMNQVKTEYDQYELKRKLVASYDHFLVDGKIAGHLSHLLGNEFYKKRKLPTSIRMQSKDLKHEIEYALKKTCMQLHSCGDTHIVQIGHTSMAKEEIFENVLTTCKYLSKNYPGGWANIRCVRIKTTSSLALPIYTTLKTKNSVKIPVVQLKRPKAYRTVTGELSTISGNATVTVTPEGDVTIKKTKMY, via the exons ATGGTATCTTCATCCAATATCAAAGATTACAAAGAATCAATGAGAGTATTGAGTAATTTAAATGAGAGAAGCACAAAACTAAAATCAAATTTCAAGGTAAAAAGGTCGAGTTCAAAAGAAACAAAGCAAGCTGTAAATACAACTACAAAAAATAAGGTTATAAACAGTTCAAAAAGTAACAAACATAAAAATACGAAATTGATTAACAAGAAATTAATTAAGGAAGTTGTAAAAAAAGCGATCGTAATGAACAAATCAACAATTCAACGACCTCGAAAAAAAACTATCTGTGGATCTGAAAAAGTGAACGTTGCGAAATCCATAAACCACGTGGCCAATAATGAAGACTTGAAATTACACgctgaaaatattataaaaaagagTGATGATAAAATGTTAAAGCATGGATTAAAAAGGAAACATTCCATAAACGATGGCatgcaaaataataaaaatgtaactgTTAATCAGCAGTTACCGAAATTACGAAAACGAAGGAAACTAAATGATACTgaaaaaagtacgaataccttaAATTTAAATGATTTATCAAGAGAACACATATTACAGTGTATTAGTGCTATTTTTCATCTAACGGAAGAGcaactaaaaaataaaaatgcattATTTGAAGGAGAACATCATCCGATATTGATGCAAGTGACTTGTATAAGAGTACCGAAAACACCAAGGAGACAAATGAGAAT atTATTACCATATTCAATAGTTTCATCAAATGAGGATGTTGCACTTTTTGTTGGTGATTTACAACGAGGAAGACGAAAAGATTATGAGCCAACAATCGAACATTATAAAGATCTGTTAAACAAACATAATTGTACAAGTATAAAATCTATAATTCCAATGAATCAAGTGAAAACTGAATATGATCAATATGAATTAAAAAGGAAACTCGTGGCCAGTTATGATCATTTTCTAGTAGATGGAAAAATTGCTGGCCACCTCTCTCATTTATTGGGAAATGagttttataaaaaaagaaaattaccaaCATCTATTAGGATGCAGAGTAAAGATTTAAAACATGAGATAGAATATGCTTTGAAAAAAACTTGTATGCAATTGCATTCTTGTGGTGATACTCATATAGTTCAGATTGGACATACATCCATGGcaaaagaagaaatttttgaaaatgtgtTAACAAcatgtaaatatttatctaaaaattatCCAGGAGGTTGGGCTAATATTCGTTGCGTCCGTATTAAAACAACCAGTAGTCTTGCTCTTCCTATTTACACAACACTAA agacTAAAAACTCTGTTAAAATACCAGTAGTGCAACTTAAGAGACCAAAAGCATATCGTACAGTAACAGGTGAATTAAGCACTATATCTGGTAATGCTACTGTAACTGTTACTCCTGAAGGAGATGTTAccattaaaaaaacaaaaatgtattaa
- the LOC143148287 gene encoding ankyrin repeat domain-containing protein 40 has protein sequence MEKNVKPVDLFSAYDNMERIRILEGRLRQATCDGDTEAVQELLNLGVDVNARFVDTWTPLHWACKRGYLDVAALLLKNGADRSIRSVYGETPKSLCTNPQILQLLDVSMDSQLGLNDSSVPKHFKTDFIQGDSAIPKIRNNGLHLDELVLKIRVADAPDPDFIEIELPQSDLTYKALIRVCCQELNIDPNQIIKLRKLPNTKLRKDEDIQRLQNFQEIEVVTNAVGTYNYMQNTNGIPNNISTMPANGYQSISKKDQTILY, from the exons atggaaaaaaatgtaaaaccCGTAGACTTATTTTCTGCTTATGATAATATGGAAAGAATAAGAATATTAGAAGGACGTCTAAGACAAGCAACTTGTGACGGTGATACAGAAGCAGTTCAAGAATTACTTAATTTAGGTGTTGATGTTAATGCACGCTTTGTTGATACATG GACTCCTTTACACTGGGCGTGCAAGAGGGGTTATTTAGATGTAGCAGCTTTACTTTTAAAGAATGGTGCAGATCGAAGTATAAGATCTGTAtatggagaaactccaaaatctttGTGTACTAATCCACAAATTTTGCAACTTTTGGATGTGTCCATGGATTCTCAGTTGGGTTTAAATGACTCATCAGTACCCAAACATTTTAAAACTGATTTTATACAGGGAGATTCAGCAATTCctaaaataagaaacaatgGCTTACATCTAGATG AATTAGTATTAAAGATTCGTGTAGCAGATGCTCCTGATCCAGATTTCATAGAAATTGAATTACCTCAAAGTGACTTAACATACAAGGCACTAATTCGAGTATGTTGTCAAGAATTGAATATTGATCCAAatcaaattataaaattgagaaaactGCCCAATACTAAATTAAGAAAAGATGAAGATATTCAACGACTTCAGAACTTTCAAGAAATTGAAGTTGTTACAAATGCTGTTGGTACATACAATTACATGCAGAATACAAATGGTATTCCCAACAATATTTCAACAATGCCGGCAAATGGATACCAAAGTATTTCTAAGAAAGATCaaactattttatattaa
- the U2af50 gene encoding U2 small nuclear riboprotein auxiliary factor 50 isoform X1, translating into MGEDFNGDRDRQDRDKDRDRDRDRDRRHRSRSRDRRKRSRSRSKDRRDRKRSSSPKKGRSSRRRKPSLYWDVPPPGFEHITPLQYKAMQAAGQIPANIVADTPQAAVPVVGSTITRQARRLYVGNIPFGVTEEEMMEFFNQQMHLSGLAQAAGNPVLACQINLDKNFAFLEFRSIDETTQAMAFDGINFKGQSLKIRRPHDYQPMPGMTDNPSMNVPGTVPDSPHKIFIGGLPNYLNEEQVKELLMSFGQLRAFNLVKDSATGLSKGYAFCEYVDVSMTDQAIAGLNGMQLGDKKLIVQRASVGAKNPMIGAQAPVQIQVPGLSMVGTSGPATEVLCLLNMVTPEELMEEEEYEDILEDIKEECNKYGVVRSVEIPRPIEGVDVPGCGKVFVEFNSVIDCQKAQQTLTGRKFNNRVVVTSYFDPDKYHRREF; encoded by the exons ATGGGCGAAGATTTTAATGGAG ACCGAGATCGCCAAGACCGTGATAAGGATAGAGATAGGGACAGGGATCGCGATAGGAGACATAGATCTCGTAGTAGAGATCGTAGGAAACGTTCACGCTCACGTTCTAAAGATCGAAGAGATCGAAAAAGAAGTAGTTCACCTAAGAAGGGTCGTAGTTCTAGACGAAGAAAACCGTCTCTTTATTGGGATGTTCCACCACCTGGATTTGAACACATTACTCCTTTAcaa TATAAGGCAATGCAAGCTGCAGGACAAATACCAGCAAACATTGTGGCAGATACTCCGCAAGCAGCTGTACCCGTTGTTGGCAGTACAATAACTCGACAAGCAAGGAGACTTTATGTAGGCAACATTCCATTTGGTGTGACCGAAGAAGAAATGATGGAGTTTTTCAATCAGCAAATGCATCTATCCGGACTTGCACAAGCTGCTGGGAACCCAGTATTGGCATGTCAAATCAATTTAGACAAAAACTTTGCTTTCTTAGag TTCCGTTCAATAGATGAAACAACACAAGCTATGGCATTTGATGGTATCAACTTCAAAGGACAAAGCTTGAAAATAAGAAGACCACATGATTATCAACCAATGCCAGGAATGACTGATAATCCAAGCATGAACGTGCCAGGTACGGTTCCTG ATTCTCCACACAAGATCTTCATTGGTGGTTTACCCAATTATTTGAACGAAGAACAG GTGAAAGAGTTACTGATGAGCTTTGGACAACTAAGAGCATTCAATCTAGTAAAGGATTCAGCTACAGGTCTATCCAAGGGTTACGCATTCTGTGAATATGTTGACGTGTCAATGACTGACCAAGCAATTGCTGGATTAAATGGAATGCAGCTGGGAGACAAGAAACTAATTGTGCAACGAGCTAGTGTAGGTGCTAAGAATCCTATGATTGGCGCACAAGCTCCAGTTCAAATTCAGGTGCCTGGATTATCTATGGTTGGGACAAGTGGACCAGCAACTGAG GTGCTTTGTCTATTAAACATGGTAACTCCTGAGGAACTaatggaagaagaagaatacgAAGATATTTTAGAAGACATTAAAGAAGAGTGTAACAAATATGGCGTGGTTCGATCTGTGGAAATACCACGACCCATAGAAGGTGTTGATGTACCTGGCTGTGGAAAA GTATTCGTCGAATTTAATAGCGTGATTGACTGTCAGAAAGCACAGCAAACTCTTACAGGACGAAAATTCAATAATCGTGTTGTTGTAACGTCATACTTTGATCCTGACAAGTATCATCGCAGAGAATTCTAA
- the U2af50 gene encoding U2 small nuclear riboprotein auxiliary factor 50 isoform X2, which translates to MGEDFNGDRDRQDRDKDRDRDRDRDRRHRSRSRDRRKRSRSRSKDRRDRKRSSSPKKGRSSRRRKPSLYWDVPPPGFEHITPLQYKAMQAAGQIPANIVADTPQAAVPVVGSTITRQARRLYVGNIPFGVTEEEMMEFFNQQMHLSGLAQAAGNPVLACQINLDKNFAFLEFRSIDETTQAMAFDGINFKGQSLKIRRPHDYQPMPGMTDNPSMNVPDSPHKIFIGGLPNYLNEEQVKELLMSFGQLRAFNLVKDSATGLSKGYAFCEYVDVSMTDQAIAGLNGMQLGDKKLIVQRASVGAKNPMIGAQAPVQIQVPGLSMVGTSGPATEVLCLLNMVTPEELMEEEEYEDILEDIKEECNKYGVVRSVEIPRPIEGVDVPGCGKVFVEFNSVIDCQKAQQTLTGRKFNNRVVVTSYFDPDKYHRREF; encoded by the exons ATGGGCGAAGATTTTAATGGAG ACCGAGATCGCCAAGACCGTGATAAGGATAGAGATAGGGACAGGGATCGCGATAGGAGACATAGATCTCGTAGTAGAGATCGTAGGAAACGTTCACGCTCACGTTCTAAAGATCGAAGAGATCGAAAAAGAAGTAGTTCACCTAAGAAGGGTCGTAGTTCTAGACGAAGAAAACCGTCTCTTTATTGGGATGTTCCACCACCTGGATTTGAACACATTACTCCTTTAcaa TATAAGGCAATGCAAGCTGCAGGACAAATACCAGCAAACATTGTGGCAGATACTCCGCAAGCAGCTGTACCCGTTGTTGGCAGTACAATAACTCGACAAGCAAGGAGACTTTATGTAGGCAACATTCCATTTGGTGTGACCGAAGAAGAAATGATGGAGTTTTTCAATCAGCAAATGCATCTATCCGGACTTGCACAAGCTGCTGGGAACCCAGTATTGGCATGTCAAATCAATTTAGACAAAAACTTTGCTTTCTTAGag TTCCGTTCAATAGATGAAACAACACAAGCTATGGCATTTGATGGTATCAACTTCAAAGGACAAAGCTTGAAAATAAGAAGACCACATGATTATCAACCAATGCCAGGAATGACTGATAATCCAAGCATGAACGTGCCAG ATTCTCCACACAAGATCTTCATTGGTGGTTTACCCAATTATTTGAACGAAGAACAG GTGAAAGAGTTACTGATGAGCTTTGGACAACTAAGAGCATTCAATCTAGTAAAGGATTCAGCTACAGGTCTATCCAAGGGTTACGCATTCTGTGAATATGTTGACGTGTCAATGACTGACCAAGCAATTGCTGGATTAAATGGAATGCAGCTGGGAGACAAGAAACTAATTGTGCAACGAGCTAGTGTAGGTGCTAAGAATCCTATGATTGGCGCACAAGCTCCAGTTCAAATTCAGGTGCCTGGATTATCTATGGTTGGGACAAGTGGACCAGCAACTGAG GTGCTTTGTCTATTAAACATGGTAACTCCTGAGGAACTaatggaagaagaagaatacgAAGATATTTTAGAAGACATTAAAGAAGAGTGTAACAAATATGGCGTGGTTCGATCTGTGGAAATACCACGACCCATAGAAGGTGTTGATGTACCTGGCTGTGGAAAA GTATTCGTCGAATTTAATAGCGTGATTGACTGTCAGAAAGCACAGCAAACTCTTACAGGACGAAAATTCAATAATCGTGTTGTTGTAACGTCATACTTTGATCCTGACAAGTATCATCGCAGAGAATTCTAA
- the U2af50 gene encoding U2 small nuclear riboprotein auxiliary factor 50 isoform X3, translating to MDRDRQDRDKDRDRDRDRDRRHRSRSRDRRKRSRSRSKDRRDRKRSSSPKKGRSSRRRKPSLYWDVPPPGFEHITPLQYKAMQAAGQIPANIVADTPQAAVPVVGSTITRQARRLYVGNIPFGVTEEEMMEFFNQQMHLSGLAQAAGNPVLACQINLDKNFAFLEFRSIDETTQAMAFDGINFKGQSLKIRRPHDYQPMPGMTDNPSMNVPGTVPDSPHKIFIGGLPNYLNEEQVKELLMSFGQLRAFNLVKDSATGLSKGYAFCEYVDVSMTDQAIAGLNGMQLGDKKLIVQRASVGAKNPMIGAQAPVQIQVPGLSMVGTSGPATEVLCLLNMVTPEELMEEEEYEDILEDIKEECNKYGVVRSVEIPRPIEGVDVPGCGKVFVEFNSVIDCQKAQQTLTGRKFNNRVVVTSYFDPDKYHRREF from the exons ATGG ACCGAGATCGCCAAGACCGTGATAAGGATAGAGATAGGGACAGGGATCGCGATAGGAGACATAGATCTCGTAGTAGAGATCGTAGGAAACGTTCACGCTCACGTTCTAAAGATCGAAGAGATCGAAAAAGAAGTAGTTCACCTAAGAAGGGTCGTAGTTCTAGACGAAGAAAACCGTCTCTTTATTGGGATGTTCCACCACCTGGATTTGAACACATTACTCCTTTAcaa TATAAGGCAATGCAAGCTGCAGGACAAATACCAGCAAACATTGTGGCAGATACTCCGCAAGCAGCTGTACCCGTTGTTGGCAGTACAATAACTCGACAAGCAAGGAGACTTTATGTAGGCAACATTCCATTTGGTGTGACCGAAGAAGAAATGATGGAGTTTTTCAATCAGCAAATGCATCTATCCGGACTTGCACAAGCTGCTGGGAACCCAGTATTGGCATGTCAAATCAATTTAGACAAAAACTTTGCTTTCTTAGag TTCCGTTCAATAGATGAAACAACACAAGCTATGGCATTTGATGGTATCAACTTCAAAGGACAAAGCTTGAAAATAAGAAGACCACATGATTATCAACCAATGCCAGGAATGACTGATAATCCAAGCATGAACGTGCCAGGTACGGTTCCTG ATTCTCCACACAAGATCTTCATTGGTGGTTTACCCAATTATTTGAACGAAGAACAG GTGAAAGAGTTACTGATGAGCTTTGGACAACTAAGAGCATTCAATCTAGTAAAGGATTCAGCTACAGGTCTATCCAAGGGTTACGCATTCTGTGAATATGTTGACGTGTCAATGACTGACCAAGCAATTGCTGGATTAAATGGAATGCAGCTGGGAGACAAGAAACTAATTGTGCAACGAGCTAGTGTAGGTGCTAAGAATCCTATGATTGGCGCACAAGCTCCAGTTCAAATTCAGGTGCCTGGATTATCTATGGTTGGGACAAGTGGACCAGCAACTGAG GTGCTTTGTCTATTAAACATGGTAACTCCTGAGGAACTaatggaagaagaagaatacgAAGATATTTTAGAAGACATTAAAGAAGAGTGTAACAAATATGGCGTGGTTCGATCTGTGGAAATACCACGACCCATAGAAGGTGTTGATGTACCTGGCTGTGGAAAA GTATTCGTCGAATTTAATAGCGTGATTGACTGTCAGAAAGCACAGCAAACTCTTACAGGACGAAAATTCAATAATCGTGTTGTTGTAACGTCATACTTTGATCCTGACAAGTATCATCGCAGAGAATTCTAA